The genomic stretch TCCTGAATCAAATTATATTCTTCCGCAATGGGCTCTTTTACCTTTACAATCATATCGCTCATGGCATACACCTGACCGATGGTGTCCAAAATAGTGGCCCCAGCCTGTTGGTAATCCTGATTAAAAAATCCACTTCCCTCACCTGCGCCGGATTGCACATATACGGTGTGGTTGTTCTTTACCAATTCAAATACCCCGGCTGGCGTCATACCCACCCGGCTTTCGTTGTTTTTGATTTCTTTAGGTATCCCAACAGTCATTTTGTTGTTTTTAATGGTTGATGGGTCAAAGTTGAATAAAAAAATCAAATAAAAACACATATACTCGATAAAAAACAGGGGTAAATAGTCAAAATAACCATTTTTTAACATTTACACCCTGTTTTTTATAGGGTTAAAATATTTTTAAATAGATTTTATATATACTACCCCTAATTTTTAAAGGGTATGTATGTATAATAATAAAAAAGCATGCCGATTGGCATGCTTTTTAGGGGGTATTACTATAAAATTCTTAAATAATTCTTCTAATAATCCTATTTTGAGACTATCCCACGATATTCACAATCCTTCCGGGCACCACAATGACCTTGTTGGGAGTTCTGCCCTGCAACTGTTCCTTGGTTTTCTCGTGGGCCATAACGGCAGCCTCGATTTCATCCTTGCTCATATCCAAAGGCAGCTCCAATTTGAAGCGCATTTTTCCATTAAAGGATATGGGGTATTCCTTGCTGCTTTCCACCAAGTACTTCTCCTCAAATTTAGGGAAAGGTGCTTCGGCAATGGACTCTGAATGCCCCAAACGACTCCAAAGCTCCTCGGCAATGTGAGGTGCATAAGGCGACACTAAAATGGCCAACGGTTCCAAAATGGCCTTGCTGGTGCATTTTTGAGCTGTCAACTCGTTGACACAAATCATAAAGGTGGACACCGAAGTATTGAACGAGAAGTTCTCGATATCCTCTTCCACTTTTTTGATAGTCTTGTGCAGGGTTTTTAGGTTTTCGGCGGTGGGTTCAGCTTCAGTGACGCTTCGACTACGCTCAGCGTCCGAATCGATGAAGGGGGAATAGAGTTTCCAAAGTTTCTTTAGGAAGGAATGTACGCCCGTGATTCCCGCCGTGTTCCAAGGCTTGGATTGCTCTAAGGGTCCCAAGAACATTTCGTACAAACGCAAAGAATCTGCTCCGTACTCCTCACAAATGGCATCGGGGTTGACAACATTGTATTTGGATTTAGACATTTTTTCCACTTCGGAATAAGTTCTAAAATCTCTAGACTTCTCCTTGAAAAGCTCAGTAAACATTCCTTTGTACCAAAATCCACCAGGCACCACAAAAATTGAATCCTTGTAGGTAGGGTTATCCTTCAAATATTCATCTATATGAAGAACCCCACCTTCAACTTGATTTACATCAAATCTATGAGGAATAATTTCGTTAAAAGGAACTGCTAGGCTACCTTTTTTATAATCATTTACATATTCATAGTCTGAACTAAAAAACACATACTTCACATCTTGAGTATAATGTTGATATTGTCCAAGCTGACCATTCTCCCCTTCTTTTAAAAGAAAAATATTATTTGAAGCTCTTTCACCTTCAAAACCGCTTTCCGATTTGTAACCCGTTACATATGCAAACTCAGACGTCCCCGTAATCATCCCTTGGTTGATCAACTTTTGGGCAAATTCGTCTTTGGGCACATACCCCATATCAAACATAAACTTCTGCCAAAAGCGGGAATACAGCAAGTGGCCCGTAGCGTGCTCGCTACCTCCGATATACAAGTCTACATCTTGCCAATAGTTGATGGCCTCAGGGGAGAAAATAGCGTCATCGTTCCGTGGATCCATATACCTATTAAAGTATTGGGAACTTCCCGCCCAACCGGGCATTGTATTCAACTCCAAAGGAAATACATTCTCATTATCGATTAGCTCATTGCTAACTACTTCCGCCTTGAGGCGGTCCCATGCCCATTCCGTAGCGTTGCCCAATGGTGGCTCGCCCGTTTCGGTAGGAAGGTATTTTTCCACTTCGGGCAATTGCAAGGGCAAATGCTCTACATCGATCATCTGCGGCATACCATCCACATAATACACGGGGAAGGGTTCTCCCCAATACCGCTGACGGCTAAATACGGCGTCACGTAGTCGGTAATTCACTTTGCCTTCGCCGTGCCCGATCCTTTCCAATTCAGCGATGATTTTCTTCATCGCCTTTTTATACGGCAATCCGTTTAGAAAATCAGAATTGGCAATGATGGTATTTTCCTTGTCGGCAAACGCCTCTTCGGAAATATCTACCCCTTCAAAAATGTTTGGAATAGGTATTTGATAGTGCGTTGCAAAGTCATGATCGCGTTGGTCGCCACAGGGTACGGCCATAACCGCTCCCGTTCCGTAACTGGCCAACACGTAGTCACCAATCCAAATAGGAATGGGCTCTTTGGTGAACGGATGCTCTGCATAAGCTCCCGTAAATACTCCTGAAATGGTTTTTACATCCGCCATACGGTCACGCTCGGAACGTTTTGCCGTAGCTTCCACGTAAGCATCGACCTCAGCTTTTTGTTCTGGCGTAGTGATTTTGGCCACCAACTCGTGCTCCGGGGCCAAGGTCATAAAACTTACCCCGAAAATGGTGTCGGGACGGGTGGTGAAGACTTCTATAAAAAGTGATGAGTTTTGAGTTTTGAGTTCAGAGTTTTCACTCTCGCTCACTCTTAACTTTTCACTCATAACTCTAAACTTAACAGTGGCCCCAACAGATCGTCCAATCCAGTTGGTCTGGGAATCCTTTAAAGGTTGTGGCCAATCAATTTTGTCCAATCCGTCCAATAAGCGCTGGGCATAAGCGGTGATGCGCATACTCCATTGCGTCATTTTTTTACGCACCACGGGATGACCTCCACGCTCGGAAACACCGTTCACGATTTCATCATTGGCCAAAACGGTTCCCAAGGCGGGACACCAGTTCACTTCGGTGTCGGCCAAATAGGTCAGTCTGTATTTTAAAAGGATTTTTTGCTTTTCCTTATCGGAGTAGCCATTCCAAGTTGCGGCATCAAAAGTTGGAGTATCATCATCACAAGCAGCTTCAACATTGGCATTTCCTTCTACTTCAAAAATGGAAATCAAACTGGAGATGTTTTCTGCTTTGTCGGATTTCTGGTTGTACCACGCATTGAACAATTGGATAAAAATCCATTGCGTCCATTTATAATATTGCGGGTTGGAAGTACGCACTTCGCGGCTCCAATCAAAAGAAAAACCGAGCTGATCTAACTGCTCACGGTATCTGTTGATGTTGTTTTCCGTGGTTATGGCGGGATGCTGCCCTGTTTGAATCGCATACTGCTCCGCTGGCAACCCAAAGGAATCGTAGCCCATGGGATGCAACACATTGAATCCTTTATGTCTTTTGTAACGCGAATAGATGTCCGTGGCAATATACCCCAATGGGTGCCCTACGTGCAAGCCTGCCCCTGATGGGTAAGGGAACATCGACAATGCATAAAATTTAGGTTTTTCGGAATCGTTGGATGCCTTAAACGTTTCATTTTCTGCCCAATACTTCTGCCATTTGGCCTCAATCTCGCGGAAATCGTAATTCATTGTTAATCTTGTTCAATTTCGTGTGCAAAAATAGGTTTAATCCCCTAAATACAATTTACTTTTCTATTTTTACATACTGATTCTACTATATGAGCCAATATATTGAACGATATCAGCGTCGAAAACTGATTTCCTCCTACTTTTCCGTGGCTTTGAGCATTGCCTTAGTCCTGTTTCTTTTGGGTGTTTTGGGCCTTTTGGTGCTCAATACAAAAAAATTGGCGGATCACTTTAAGGAGCAGATCACCATTTCGGTGTTTTTGAAGGACAGTGCCAAACCTGTGGAAATAGATCAGTTGCAGAAAAGCTTGATGCTTGCCGAATACACCAAATCAGCCGAATATATTTCCAAAGAAGATGCCGCGGAACAATACAGCGAGGACATTGGTGAAAATTTTGAGGAGTTCTTGGGCTACAATCCCCTAAAAAATTCCATTGACGTAAACCTGAAGGCCGATTTCGTTTCCCCACAACAAATTGATGAGATTGCAGAAGAACTTGCGGCCAAAGCCTACGTGGACGAAGTAAGTTACGACAAACCGTTGATTTCCCTGCTCAATAACAATGCTCGAAAAATCAGTCTTTGGATATTGGTGGCCAGTGCCGTTTTTACGGTCATCGCCGTTTTGCTGATCAACAGTTCCATTCGATTGTCCATTTATTCCAAACGATTCATCATCAAAACCATGCAAATGGTGGGCGCCACCAAAACCTTTATCCGAAGGCCATTTATTTGGACGAACATTAAACTGGGGATGGCCGGAGCCTTTGTCGCCTTGATCGGGCTAGGGGTTTTGGTATATTATATCAATAAGAATTTCCCCGAACTCAATCTTTTGCAAGATTATATGGTACTTATCATTTTGTTTGTTGGTGTCTTTGGTCTGGGCGTCATCATTTCTTGGGCCAGCACCCATTTTGCAACACAACGTTTCTTAAACCTGAGAACGGACGATCTTTATTATTAACTTTGCGATATGAGCAAGAAAAACGACAACGGCAAAAAACCACCCAAAGAGTTTGTTTTCCAAAAGAAAAACTACCTCTTCCTATTTATAGGCATTGCCTTTATAGCCCTTGGATATATTTTGATGAGCGGCGGTGGAAGCGACGACCCCGAAGTGTTCAATCCCGAGATATACAATTTTAGAAGAATTCGCCTTGCGCCTACCTTGATTCTTATTGGCCTTGGCATTCAAGTATATGCGATTTTGTTGAATCCGAACAAGAAAAACAAGGAATAATTGGAATTGATCGATGCCATCATCCTTGGAATCATTCAAGGATTGACCGAATTTTTACCTGTATCCTCCAGCGGTCACTTAGAATTGGGAAAAGCTATTTTGGGAGCGCAGGCCGTTCCGGAAGAAAGCCTTTTGTTTACCGTGGTATTGCACTTTGCAACTGCCTTGAGCACCTTGGTGGTGTTCCGCAAAGATGTTTTTGACATATTGAAAGGGCTGTTCCAGTTCAAATGGAATGAAGAAACCAAATTTTCTTTAAAAATCATCATTTCTATGATTCCCGCTGCGTTGGTGGGATTGTTTCTCGAAGATTTTATCGAAGTCTTTTTTGATGGCGCCATCGTCATCGTTGGGATCATGCTGGTGATCACCGCATTTTTACTGTATTTGGCAGATTTGGCGAAGACCACCGACAAAAATGTATCCTTTCGTAGTGCTTTTGCCATTGGAATGGCACAGGCCGTGGCCATACTCCCAGGAATTTCCCGAAGTGGTGCGACGATTTCTGCTGCGGTGCTTTTGGGCGTTGACAAAACCAAATCGGCCCGGTTTTCCTTTTTGATGGTGGTTCCGTTGATTTTGGGAAAAGTCGCCAAAGATTTGATGGGTGGCGATATTGCTTTTCAGGGCGACCAGGCCGTAGCCATGGGCGCAGGTTTTGTGGCTGCATTTCTTGCAGGCCTTGCAGCTTGTACTTGGATGATCAAACTGGTACGCCAAAGCAAACTTACCTATTTTGCCATTTACTGTTTGATTGTGGGCCTCATTGCCATCGCGTGGAGCATTTGGGGATAGATCAGTATATTTGTCCAAAACCCCAAGCTTTTGAACTCCAAAGAAGATTTTTTGAACGGTCAGATTTTATTGATCGACAAACCTCTGGAATGGACTTCGTTCCAAGCAGTGAATGCCCTCAAGTGGGCCATACGTAAAAAATTCAGCCTTAAAAAGATAAAAATTGGTCACGCAGGCACCTTGGACCCCTTGGCCACAGGTCTGTTGATTATCTGTACGGGAAAATTCACCAAAAAAATCCCGGAGCTTCAAGGACAGGTCAAGGAATACACGGGAACTTTTACACTTGGTGCCACCACACCGTCCTACGATTTAGAAACCGAAGTAAACGAGACCTTTCCGACCGAACATCTATCTGATGACCAGATAAAGGCAGCCACATCAAAATTCTTGGGGGAAATAGATCAAGTACCGCCCATCTTTTCTGCCCTAAAAAAGGATGGCAAACGATTGTACGAACTTGCCCGCGAAGGAAAGCAAGTCGAAATAAAATCACGCAAAATAGAAATTCTTGAGTTTGAGATTACCCGAATAGAACTCCCCGAAGTGGATTTCAGGGTGGTGTGCAGCAAAGGGACCTATATCCGTTCCTTGGCGCACGATTTTGGCAAAGCTTTGGACTGTGGAGCCCATTTATCCAACCTCAGAAGAACCAAAATAGGTGATTTCAACGTAAATAATGCTACAAGCCCCAATGTTTTCAAGGAAAATCTTGAAGTAAACGCTTCAACCTAAAGATTGGGAAAATATTTTTGCAAAAAAGCGGTTATAATAAAACCATGAACTTAAACAAGAGCCAGTTATCACTTTTGATCACTTTCTTCGCTATGTCCATAGTGATATTATTGCTATTCAATATTCACTTAGGCGGCATACAAGAGGAAGAGTATGTCGTTGAAATGAGCTTGGCCGATGAGGATATAGAGCAACTTCTTGAAGAGGAGGAGCAACGACTGGAAGAAATGCAAGCTGCCAACGACCCCATTAAAAGCCATATGGCCTTGAACGAAACTGCAAAACCCAGCGTTGGCAATCCCGAGCCTTTAAAAACCTTGGAAGAACTAATTGAAGAAAGAGCCCTTAGCAGTGAAACGGGCGAATATGCAGACAATTCGGGTTTTGAGGAACAGTTAAAACAGCTAAAGGCCCAACGTGACGAGAAAAAAGAAAAATTGGGCGAACGCGATGCACAAAAAGAGGAGTTTACCAATTACCTGAAGGATAGACGTACTTCCATCTCCTATTCCTTGGTAGAACGAAACGCATATTACCTCCCCCCGCCCATTTATACTTGTATAGAAGGTGGTAAAGTGGTGATAAACATAACCGTGGACAATAATGGCTATGTTACCGAGGCTTCCTTTAACGATAAAAGTTCGGGGACCAGTAATGGTTGTTTAGTGGACAATGCGATTGCTTATGCCTTGAAGGCACGCTTTAGTCCAGATTCTCAAAATTCACAGATCGGAACAATTACATACCTATTTCAAAGCAAGTAGTTCCACTATATCTTCCAGAATATTTTGTCCCTTGTTCTTATTGTACCAAACCTGAAGTTCTTGTTTGAACTCATCACTTAATTTACCGTGCTCCCATTTGTAGTCCTCAACCATTAGTGTGGCAATGCTTGGTCTTGGGCCCCATTCGCCTATGATCTCATTCTTGGCTTTATCCAAAACAATCAATTTGGGAATGGAACGGGCGCCATTGGTGAGGAAAGCATCCATTAAATCGAGACTCTCGTCACGCAAAATCACTTTTAGGGAAATATTTGGACTTGCTTCGGCAATTTTATTCATAACCGGTAAACTCGCTGCGGCATCCCCACACCAGCTTTCCGTAAGCACAAGAAACACCAATTCCCTATCATAGGATTTCAGTTTTCGCTCGACTTCTTCGGAGATTTGGAATGTTTTTTCCCAACGCGACATTCGTTTATCCCCCAATTTGGTGTAATTGACATATAGTTCCGATTGATTGGGGCCGGTTGAAGCGCCTGTCATGGCCAACTTGGAGACCAACGCACGATACCTTGGATAATCCATAGCCTTTGCTAAGTACCCCTTGACCACTTCCAATTTGTTATTCTCAAGTATTTCCATAATACTATTTTTACAAAAGTAGCACCATGTATTTTATGCTTTGGTGACTTTTGTCATTGGTTGTTTGTTAGATCGAATCCTTACAAACCATTGTTGGTTTTGAACGCTTCCTAGATGCCAAAAACCGTCAATTCGAGTGAAATTCCTAAGGGATTTTGCCTACCGGCCGGCAAAGGCAGGTATCGGGAATCGGTTTTGGCTTGAAATCTTGGTTCTCGATACGATTTTTCTTTGGTTTCGACTTCGCTCAACCACCAAAAAATTACTCAAACTGACAAATTTGAATCATAAATACCATTTAGATCCTTACAATGTTTTTGGATTTATGGCCAAGCTCTTGAACAGTTTTGCCTTGGTGTAGAAAAACTTGTTCTGCATCTCGTTCTGTTTGAGATATGCATCAATAAGCTTGCTTTCCCTTGAATTGATAAGGAACAGGGAACTTTCCCCAAAACTAAACTTTCGCTCTTCTGCGTTCAGCATGGTGGTATAGTCCTTTACAATATCCGTTATCAATTGGTTTTGCTCGGTAAAGGAATCCAACTCGTTATAAATGGCTATGACCTTGTTCTGAATTTCCACTTGGGCATTGTCCCTTTCGTATTCGGCATCACGGAGCTTAAATTTGGCCAGTTTGAGGTCGCCCCGTTCCTTTCTCAAGAATATGGGCATTTGAAAACTCAATCCCGCTTTATAATTTTCGGTAACGAACGAGTTTATAAATTCGGGGGTTTCCGTCACAAAATTATACTCCGCATTTAACTTGGGGAGCAATTTATTGGCCTTCAAACGCTTGTCGACCGTAAGCCCTTCTATTTTATAATCCAGTGACAAAAGTTTGGGGTGTGTATCCAAATTGAAGCTGTCCAAAGGCACGCCTTCTATCTCCAAGGTTGTATTGATATCCATTTCGGGCTCCAAATTTGGACTTATACCTCCCTGAAGCTCAACGGGCACATCCTCGATCCATAAAAAGTTGCTCAGTTCCAGAGATTTTTTCATCAATTCCACCTTTGCCTGTTGATAACCCAAGTCTCGGTTTCGGACGGCTATTTTTGCTTCTACGGTATCGATTATGGCAATATCGCCTGCCAAGGCACTTTCTTTGATTCCTTGAAAGCGCATTTCGGCATTTTCCAGAAAATCCTTGTACACTTCGGCATCCCGGTACGCTTTTAACCAATCAAAATAGGCCAATGAAGCATTGTACAGTACCTGGTTGACCTGCAGGTCTTGATCGGCCTTGGTCTGTTCCCTAAAAAACTTGGCCTTCCTCAAGGTTGCCATTCGTTCGTTGATCCAGAATCCCTGCAGAACGGACATGGAGACCCCTGCGCTGTAGAGGCCATCTTCGGGCAAGGTTTCATCCGGGTTGATGTAAGTTCCTTCAGCTTGCTGAAAATTACCTTTGAGCTCAATACCAAACCAAGTCGGAATCTTGAAGGTGGCATTCAATCGGTCCCAGTATTCGGTGTCCTTGAACTCTTTGGTATTATAATCCACCTCAACTTTGGGGTCAAACCCTCCACGGGCCTTCATAAGCTGCGCCTGCCCCATGGCAATGTTCAACTGCGCCTGCTTTGCTATGGGGTGATATTTTTTTACATAGCCCAAATATTCCTTAAATCCCAGCACCAAAGAATCTTGCTGCGCGTAAAAAAAGCTGATGTTAAAGAAAAAGAGGGTACAACATAAAAGTAATCTTCTATTTCTTTGAAGCATTTGCACTTGTATTTTGAGGTTGATAATAATTTGGCGGGAAGCCGTTGAGCTGTCGCCACAGTTCGTACCAAATGGGAACATCTTCCAATAGGGCCATGGTACTGGCCCCGGAACCCACTCTTATATCCTTGGGCCATGGGGCCTCTTCCTCGTCCGGCGCCAAGAGCACCCTATATTTTCCATTGGGGCTGATGAAATTCTCAATGGCAACTACCTTACCGCCAAAAGTTCCGTACGACACGTTGGGCCATCCGCTAAATACGATTGCGGGCCAACCATCGAACTGGATGCGCACCTTTTCGTCCACATGTATCAAGGGAAGGTCTATGGGGTCCACAAAAGTTTCTACGGCGATATCGTAATCCGAGGGCATTATCCCCACCAATTGGGCGCCTTCTTTAAAGGTTTCCCCGATTCCCGATTGTATGGCCTTGGTGATATATCCGTTTTGCGGCGCTCTTATGTAAAGCATATCGTTCCGCATTTCGTAGTTGGTGTACTGGTTTTCGAGTTTGGTTACCTGTGCTTCCGAGTCGAACTGATTGGATTGGGCCGTATACAGATCGCTCTGCGCCTTTGATATTTTATCGGCATACTCGGCCCTGACCCTGTTAATTTCCACTTGGGCATTGATCACATCGTTTTTACTGGTAAGCAATTTGTTTTCTTGACTAATTAGCTTCGCTTGTGTTTCTTGTAATTTGAGGCGCTTCTCTTCCACATCGGTCACAGCTTTAAGTCCTTCTTCCTGTAACTTGTCCACTCGGTCAAATTGGCGCTGCGCAATCATAATATTGGTTTTTGCGGCCTCCAAATCAATACTATCGCTTTTTACCTTCAATTTGGATTGTATGAGTTTGTTCCGAGCTTGCTCCAGTTTGAGTCCCAGCTCATTATTGAGGGCATTGATCTGCTGGTTCAGGGCCTTTACCTTTTCTTGGTAGGAAGTGACCGACATATTTTTTGCCTTTATCTGCTTCCCGGTACGCTCTACCAAATCGGGGTCGAAATACTCGCTCTTTATCTCGGAGATATGCAAAATGGTATCCCCTTTTTTCACATATTCGCCTTCTCTCACAAACCACCTTTCAATCCGCCCGGGTATTGGCGACTGAATGGTTTGTGGCCTTTGGTCCGGGGTCAAGGTGGTAAGGTAGCCCCTGCCGGATATATTCTGGGTCCATGGCAAAAACATCATAAAGACCGCAATAATGGAAAAAGAAGCCAAAAAGCGGTTGAACTGCTTATAATGCCTTTTATGGAAGACCTTTTTTCCAGCTTCATAACCGGAAAGGTCCACCTTCTCGTTCAATTTATTATTTGAAGAAATATTGAGCATGAACTTTATTTTATGTTGATCAATTTACCTTTGTCCATTCGTATGATTTCGTTGCAGCGGCTTGCCCATTTGGGGTTTTCACTAACCACCACCAAGGCCCATCCGTTGGCGGGATCCGCCAAAAAGTCCATCATTTTTTCGGTGTCATCTTCACCGTACTGTTCCAATGGGTCTTTTAATATCATTAGTTTGGGCCTTGTAACGATGCTTCGGGCCAGCACAATTTTTCTGGATATAAAATCGGGTATTTTTTTACCCTCGGGATACAAAATGGTTTTGAGGCCTTGGGGCTGCTCCTTTACAAACTGCGTAAGGCTCACTTTGTCCAATGCCCAGTACACATCTTCTATTGGGATGTCCTTGTTCCCAAAGGTGATGTTGTTCAGCAGGGTGCCTTCAAAAGGGTACTCCTCGGTGAGCGAGTGTCCCAGATAAGAACGGTACTTGCTCAACTTGATTCCTTGCAGCGCCACATTGTTTACATATATTTTTCCTTCATCCGGTTCTAGGATACCTGCTATCATCCGCAATAGGGTGGACCTCCCGGAACCGCTTTTTCCCTGTATTAACAATCTAGTATCCGGACGAATGGTGAGCGAGAGATGGTCTATGATCTTTTTGTCCAAGCCAGGGACTTTGTAAACGATATCTTCTAGTTCCACGGTCAACCCTTCCCCTTCCTTAAATGGGGTTTCCCCGGTCTGTGGCTCCAATTCCTTATCCACCACCTGACCCATTTTTTCCAAAGATGTCAAGAGGTCGTACACAGTCTCCAAGCCCAAAATCATTTTCTCCACAGAGCTTATGACCAATAGGATGATGATTTCTGCCGCTACGAATTGACCAATGTTCATCTGTTGCTCCAGCACAAGTAATCCACCGATCAGCAATAGGCCGGCCGTTACCAGCACCTTAAAGCCTATCATTTGAATAAATTGCATCACCAGGACCCTAAAGTGACTCTCCCTGGCCTCTAAATATTCATCCACCAAAGTATCGTTCTTCTCCAAGGCATGCGATGTTTTTCCTGAAAGCTTGAAACTGATAATGGAACGTGCGATTTCCTGGACCCAATGTGCCACTTTGTATTTGATCTTGGATTCTTCCAAACTTGTATCGAGCCCGCGTTGTGCCGTAAACTTGAACACTATGTAAATGAGCAGGAGCAACAACAGCCCATAAATAATGAAGAAGGGGTGGTAAAAGGACAACAGCAACAATCCGAATATGATCTGTAATAACGCGGCCGGAAAGTCGATGAGTATCTTGGACAGAGATTTTTGTACCGTGAGGGTATCAAAAAAGCGGTTTGCCAACTCTGGCGGGTAATAATAGCGGAGTTCGCTCATTTTGATCTTTGGAAACCGATAGGCAAATTCAAAAGAAGACCTGGTAAATATTTTTTGCTGAAGGTTCTCAATGATCCGTATCTGCATCAGCTGTAACACTCCCACAAAAGCGACCCCCATGGTAACCAAAACCACAAGCACGATCCAGGATGTGCTTACCCTGGCCCCCTGAATGAGGTTGATGATCGCCTGTATGCCCAGTGGCAAGGACAGGTTTACCAAACCAGCAAAAATAGCATAGTAAAAAATCTGAAAAACATCTTTTTTATCCAAGGTCAGGAGACCCATTAAGCGCTGCCATGCCGTAAGTATTTTTTTAGCCATTTATTTTTTATTTAGTGTGCGGAATATGAGATCTTTAAAAAACTCGGTCGGTGTAATTGTTTTGTTGCAGTTGGTAAGCGTTGGGAAATGTTCCT from Flagellimonas oceani encodes the following:
- a CDS encoding undecaprenyl-diphosphate phosphatase; the protein is MELIDAIILGIIQGLTEFLPVSSSGHLELGKAILGAQAVPEESLLFTVVLHFATALSTLVVFRKDVFDILKGLFQFKWNEETKFSLKIIISMIPAALVGLFLEDFIEVFFDGAIVIVGIMLVITAFLLYLADLAKTTDKNVSFRSAFAIGMAQAVAILPGISRSGATISAAVLLGVDKTKSARFSFLMVVPLILGKVAKDLMGGDIAFQGDQAVAMGAGFVAAFLAGLAACTWMIKLVRQSKLTYFAIYCLIVGLIAIAWSIWG
- a CDS encoding leucine--tRNA ligase, producing MNYDFREIEAKWQKYWAENETFKASNDSEKPKFYALSMFPYPSGAGLHVGHPLGYIATDIYSRYKRHKGFNVLHPMGYDSFGLPAEQYAIQTGQHPAITTENNINRYREQLDQLGFSFDWSREVRTSNPQYYKWTQWIFIQLFNAWYNQKSDKAENISSLISIFEVEGNANVEAACDDDTPTFDAATWNGYSDKEKQKILLKYRLTYLADTEVNWCPALGTVLANDEIVNGVSERGGHPVVRKKMTQWSMRITAYAQRLLDGLDKIDWPQPLKDSQTNWIGRSVGATVKFRVMSEKLRVSESENSELKTQNSSLFIEVFTTRPDTIFGVSFMTLAPEHELVAKITTPEQKAEVDAYVEATAKRSERDRMADVKTISGVFTGAYAEHPFTKEPIPIWIGDYVLASYGTGAVMAVPCGDQRDHDFATHYQIPIPNIFEGVDISEEAFADKENTIIANSDFLNGLPYKKAMKKIIAELERIGHGEGKVNYRLRDAVFSRQRYWGEPFPVYYVDGMPQMIDVEHLPLQLPEVEKYLPTETGEPPLGNATEWAWDRLKAEVVSNELIDNENVFPLELNTMPGWAGSSQYFNRYMDPRNDDAIFSPEAINYWQDVDLYIGGSEHATGHLLYSRFWQKFMFDMGYVPKDEFAQKLINQGMITGTSEFAYVTGYKSESGFEGERASNNIFLLKEGENGQLGQYQHYTQDVKYVFFSSDYEYVNDYKKGSLAVPFNEIIPHRFDVNQVEGGVLHIDEYLKDNPTYKDSIFVVPGGFWYKGMFTELFKEKSRDFRTYSEVEKMSKSKYNVVNPDAICEEYGADSLRLYEMFLGPLEQSKPWNTAGITGVHSFLKKLWKLYSPFIDSDAERSRSVTEAEPTAENLKTLHKTIKKVEEDIENFSFNTSVSTFMICVNELTAQKCTSKAILEPLAILVSPYAPHIAEELWSRLGHSESIAEAPFPKFEEKYLVESSKEYPISFNGKMRFKLELPLDMSKDEIEAAVMAHEKTKEQLQGRTPNKVIVVPGRIVNIVG
- a CDS encoding cell division protein FtsX is translated as MSQYIERYQRRKLISSYFSVALSIALVLFLLGVLGLLVLNTKKLADHFKEQITISVFLKDSAKPVEIDQLQKSLMLAEYTKSAEYISKEDAAEQYSEDIGENFEEFLGYNPLKNSIDVNLKADFVSPQQIDEIAEELAAKAYVDEVSYDKPLISLLNNNARKISLWILVASAVFTVIAVLLINSSIRLSIYSKRFIIKTMQMVGATKTFIRRPFIWTNIKLGMAGAFVALIGLGVLVYYINKNFPELNLLQDYMVLIILFVGVFGLGVIISWASTHFATQRFLNLRTDDLYY
- a CDS encoding DUF3098 domain-containing protein produces the protein MSKKNDNGKKPPKEFVFQKKNYLFLFIGIAFIALGYILMSGGGSDDPEVFNPEIYNFRRIRLAPTLILIGLGIQVYAILLNPNKKNKE
- the truB gene encoding tRNA pseudouridine(55) synthase TruB, yielding MNSKEDFLNGQILLIDKPLEWTSFQAVNALKWAIRKKFSLKKIKIGHAGTLDPLATGLLIICTGKFTKKIPELQGQVKEYTGTFTLGATTPSYDLETEVNETFPTEHLSDDQIKAATSKFLGEIDQVPPIFSALKKDGKRLYELAREGKQVEIKSRKIEILEFEITRIELPEVDFRVVCSKGTYIRSLAHDFGKALDCGAHLSNLRRTKIGDFNVNNATSPNVFKENLEVNAST
- a CDS encoding TolC family protein, yielding MLQRNRRLLLCCTLFFFNISFFYAQQDSLVLGFKEYLGYVKKYHPIAKQAQLNIAMGQAQLMKARGGFDPKVEVDYNTKEFKDTEYWDRLNATFKIPTWFGIELKGNFQQAEGTYINPDETLPEDGLYSAGVSMSVLQGFWINERMATLRKAKFFREQTKADQDLQVNQVLYNASLAYFDWLKAYRDAEVYKDFLENAEMRFQGIKESALAGDIAIIDTVEAKIAVRNRDLGYQQAKVELMKKSLELSNFLWIEDVPVELQGGISPNLEPEMDINTTLEIEGVPLDSFNLDTHPKLLSLDYKIEGLTVDKRLKANKLLPKLNAEYNFVTETPEFINSFVTENYKAGLSFQMPIFLRKERGDLKLAKFKLRDAEYERDNAQVEIQNKVIAIYNELDSFTEQNQLITDIVKDYTTMLNAEERKFSFGESSLFLINSRESKLIDAYLKQNEMQNKFFYTKAKLFKSLAINPKTL
- a CDS encoding thioredoxin family protein is translated as MEILENNKLEVVKGYLAKAMDYPRYRALVSKLAMTGASTGPNQSELYVNYTKLGDKRMSRWEKTFQISEEVERKLKSYDRELVFLVLTESWCGDAAASLPVMNKIAEASPNISLKVILRDESLDLMDAFLTNGARSIPKLIVLDKAKNEIIGEWGPRPSIATLMVEDYKWEHGKLSDEFKQELQVWYNKNKGQNILEDIVELLALK
- a CDS encoding energy transducer TonB family protein — translated: MNLNKSQLSLLITFFAMSIVILLLFNIHLGGIQEEEYVVEMSLADEDIEQLLEEEEQRLEEMQAANDPIKSHMALNETAKPSVGNPEPLKTLEELIEERALSSETGEYADNSGFEEQLKQLKAQRDEKKEKLGERDAQKEEFTNYLKDRRTSISYSLVERNAYYLPPPIYTCIEGGKVVINITVDNNGYVTEASFNDKSSGTSNGCLVDNAIAYALKARFSPDSQNSQIGTITYLFQSK